The following proteins are encoded in a genomic region of Pyrus communis chromosome 11, drPyrComm1.1, whole genome shotgun sequence:
- the LOC137707482 gene encoding proteasome subunit alpha type-6 gives MSRGSGGGYDRHITIFSPEGRLFQVEYAFKAVKAAGITSIGVRGKDSVCVVTQKKVPDKLLDQTSVTHLFPITKFLGLLATGMTADARTLVSQARNEAAEFRFKYGYEMPVDVLAKWIADKSQIYTQHAYMRPLGVVAMVLGIDEELGPQLYKCDPAGHYFGHKATSAGLKEQEAINFLEKKMKNEPSFSYDETVQTCISALQSVLQEDFKATEIEVGVVVKENPVFRVLSTEEIDEHLTAISERD, from the exons ATGAGTCGAGGAAGCGGAGGCGGATACGATCGTCACATCACGATTTTCTCACCGGAAGGTCGTCTCTTCCAAGTCG AGTATGCTTTTAAGGCTGTTAAAGCTGCTGGGATCACCTCCATTGGTGTCCGGGGAAAGGATTCAGTATGTGTTGTGACCCAGAAGAAAGTCCCG GACAAGCTTTTGGATCAGACAAGTGTCACACATCTTTTCCCCATCACTAAGTTCCTAGGGTTGCTGGCTACTGGAATGACag CTGATGCGAGGACCCTAGTTTCGCAAGCAAGGAATGAAGCAGCTGAGTTTCGTTTCAAATATGGATACGAGATGCCTGTGGATGTGTTGGCTAAATG GATTGCAGACAAATCACAAATCTATACTCAACATGCTTACATGAGGCCACTTGGAGTAG TGGCTATGGTTTTGGGCATTGATGAAGAGCTCGGACCTCAACTCTACAAGTGTGACCCAGCTGGCCATTACTTTGGTCACAAG GCTACAAGTGCTGGATTGAAAGAGCAAGAGGCCATCAATTTCttggagaagaaaatgaagaatgagCCTTCATTCTCTTACGACGAGACTGTGCAG ACTTGTATTTCTGCCCTGCAATCAGTTCTGCAAGAGGATTTCAAGGCCACTGAAATTGAG GTTGGAGTGGTGGTAAAGGAGAACCCTGTCTTCAGAGTGTTGTCTACCGAAGAGATTGATGAGCACTTGACTGCTATAAGTGAGCGAGACTAA